One window from the genome of Cryptococcus deuterogattii R265 chromosome 10, complete sequence encodes:
- a CDS encoding U3 small nucleolar RNA-associated protein 20, whose translation MEEPPQKRFKYTSYTDQIKNITLDTGNKRGLAWETEQYNEDTEQTNTPLTAQLDRLSLLDLTVPYQDLQRALLPLTNTLPITLHNLSEIQTIFHEFYAKLNDGQEHIHSGLDSALYLHQALYETCLGEALAYVPETVSDLLRVGALRALDPKLVERTYSTLSLILRTMASSLLKPNEASRSTLKKTWIIINPYLSPKSNKRYIRRCVADAWVGVIRKARSEGLARLMELLMEDNVEGMEAVWAHSLKGASGQLHSRALAIYTILLDNLVKNPIPQHTTTLGLVSIALIHHASASVVQPVIELVIGKLESDTIALPSSTAVLNVLSAFLFTRKGKRFPEATLKPLMQKLLSLVPKLATDAAVNEDMNKDEAEIKEQWRKTFVVCIVGSLQAGQLAQWLSPGVTLINSLWQKLNDRECFSFVNALIALKWTGIEQFILSHVAKASLPSLKSEPLSTLILLNNLAASGYLSGGLSNVQGGRWRQALISALVGLLKSLTKLNLDLNERRITGQALKLLPALPSDADKFAPQVVKILESVLDRLDSKDLEAVKAEWEESGAWNDTHLVGSLLHTVDELIASPKADVSKDAKELLVSKGWLNKVLEKWYWNRQVMESAVPHVERWASNLGLSHDVILERFMPNLISSDSILRLSSLQILAAVAPGTALAPNSEENTTSLREIYNLCVQIESSEMTLRNVRERTTNISRLIRSISALPVAMPKLVLNGIVTYLVAQFKVNFRPVYPETVAALSTLTEKHKEEVWEIVWTQLERTNSAKEAVAVDLDAKNPDWAEEQGSHEDRLEKDEEEAEFRCPNLEKSKVVFSKVWGKRSQEEKLDQQEISVQVSHDKLDVLNYESQLLATLAAIPSVAEKHSRLIIPVVFSVARQGTSDQDDELQSATHLSTKQLQARTANYLELLTKFVNPKAAFRSEELHNLYLDILSKGEPRLQGLALKCLMTYKSPKLTPYEEPLENLLVDNKFRDELARLRLGVDSQDYALAARDSEATGKTRVVVIEPTHRDEALPVIIRLLYGVITSRRGRSSSSQGQGARKQAVLSALNGCSESELGVLVDLMLEPFGSTVEDVGKVPGRQQMGFLSLLTDVIRYLGPQLGSHWAKLVSTTISLVANAQERLTTSNIVTEDVNEGEEGEGVEAEKGMAPLRNIRSIGLKRLVQFLRSPVTFDVKPYLPTIFNSVISPRLDKLEVENTQAPSGTLDLIATLAGEPDLARQLTALDNRTLPKAFACMTAVKVKPAVVLKVFDILESLLPEDDEEEITKEVLLPHIRVLIDNIIGLVGSLKSSQNDDITRRLLGILSRLSIIVEDGTQAQQLATLLAPMLRHKQTPERAKTNILATLQRLYAISPDFADPSSKFFYQSYDLISSLFQSLFFSTSRRALVSTLETFIAVDKSLEKSIKLVADLNAYSTRRLEEPDFDRRLSAYEEINDAEVENLPSDIRAWLPILRTSLFFLHEPEELSIRTNASAVLQKFITLIGDSSEGPYVEALQNIILPGLKRALKSKQELVRNEALLAIAHGVKTCEGVPELTEMRPLLAHGDDEASFFTNIAHIQVHRRTRALRRLRDIIAEPTTVIRESSLTSIFLPLLEHVIAGATDVTDHHLINEAIQTVGSLARELRWGKWYGLIGRYMKLGIGSGKTGQQKYYVRSVAAVIDGFHFELSEGMDMDKEEEERDEENGEEEDEDEELEKKKVEGATPEKITAILLNKLLPSLSRFVSDKDGTDSAIRVPLALGIVKIAHALPRNSSDIEVLRVITNVAQILRSKDQDTRDITRETICKIALYLGPEWLVRIIKELEIALPRGPQKHVLAVTTHAILVQATTQAADRFINLDDAVELAVQVTAEVIWGESGKDVATEGFKTKMREVRGATSRGFDTFQLLSQLVSPSKIGAILVPLREVMHASQAVKPMQQVDEALRRISLGLNANTLLSAEELLSLCYSLISGNSSYLKAKRKAVRPTETPDAFKVVMKRDVKKEEDFYPANAHKFVMFGLDLFVTAFRRGKFDFDDVNILARLGPMVNAVGNTLYSPATNVLLLSLKATAAVARCPVPQVEPALHVFINNIFKIIKNAGGTAESEVAQTALKTLAVILRDCKSSEISENQLRYLIEVISPDLEEPERQSAIFTILRSIITRKFVVPEIYDLMERVSSIMVTSQSTQVQELCRGSVMAFLLDYPQGKGRLKSQMTFFAQNLQYTYEAGRLSVMEVLFAVFEKFSEALIEEYAGMFFVALVVVRANDDSEKCRIAAGELLKLLWRRLDEAERAKMAEVVKSWVAKRDENEALAGAAMGVMGLLVETGENGLEEVISVIEPVLSESAARLQEAEEEDEIVDLDYTLPHQTLSTTAKLVLATPSSSSALPWSNIVPHLLFPHDYVRYDTAKLLSNLFANGSETSAVCEMLGDELCLDIARKGCLVLKGNRDDSGEWIIGSGKLADEIVKVLWNISRHWASSEVVSAPAGEEDAGDDHDVEEPTRNPLAWLMSRMSFLARHLIVNRPAPNSYQAQEPWSAPIMSILRFFAGITESLSKAQAVGFLLHILSPVYRILDEGGDLGQVEEKQVDDLRALATQIREFVQEKTGTTAFSRKWEKLRQATQAKRLGRREERVKLAVTNPEKYAERKGKKVERAKEGKKRKNVAFAEGRKTAGAKKRRQ comes from the exons ATGGAGGAACCCCCGCAGAAGAGGTTCAAGTACACCTCTTACACAGACCAGATAAAAAATATAACCCTGGACACTGGCAACAAGCGAGGCCTCGCATGGGAGACTGAACAGTACAATGAAGACACCGAACAAACA AACACTCCTTTAACAGCTCAGCTCGATCGGTTATCACTTCTCGACCTCACGGTCCCCTACCAAGACCTGCAGCGtgctctgcttcctctAACCAATACTCTTCCCATCACTCTCCATAACTTGTCAGAGATCCAAACGATATTCCATGAATTTTACGCCAAGCTCAATGATGGACAAGAGCATATTCATTCGGGGCTTGACTCGGCCCTGTACCTCCATCAAGCTCTGTATGAGACTTGCTTGGGCGAAGCTCTTGCATACGTCCCTGAAACAGTCAGCGATCTTTTGCGGGTCGGCGCTTTGCGAGCTCTTGACCCCAAACTCGTTGAGAGGACATACTCGACATTATCTCTTATCCTTCGAACTATGgcatcttccctccttaAACCCAATGAAGCCAGTCGATCGACGCTCAAGAAAACATGGATTATCATCAATCCTTATCTCAGCCCCAAAAGTAATAAACGTTATATTCGCAGATGCGTGGCAGATGCATGGGTTGGAGTCATACGAAAAGCCAGGTCGGAAGGGCTAGCTCGGCTGATGGAGCTGTTGATGGAAGATAATGTCGAGGGTATGGAAGCTGTTTGGGCTCATAGCTTAAAGGGCGCTTCAGGGCAGCTTCATTCCAGAGCTCTGGCCATTTATACAATTTTGCTCGACAACCTTGTCAAAAACCCGATCCCTCAGCATACTACTACCCTAGGCCTGGTCAGTATCGCTCTCATCCACCACGCCTCGGCATCGGTCGTCCAACCGGTTATCGAACTGGTCATCGGCAAACTGGAGTCTGACACGATCGCTCTACCCTCTTCAACTGCTGTTCTCAACGTCCTCTCGGCCTTCCTTTTCACTCGAAAAGGCAAGCGATTCCCCGAAGCGACTTTGAAGCCTCTTATGCAGAAACTTCTCAGCCTTGTGCCCAAGTTGGCCACTGACGCCGCCGTGAATGAGGATATGAACAAGGATGAGGCGGAAATCAAGGAAcagtggaggaagacgtTTGTCGTTTGCATCGTTGGGTCATTACAGGCTGGTCAGCTTGCTCAATGGCTAAGCCCTGGAGTGACACTTATTAACAGCCTTTGGCAAAAGCTG AATGACAGGGAGTGTTTCTCTTTTGTGAATGCTTTGATCGCACTTAAATGGACTGGTATTGAGCAGTTCATACTCTCCCACGTCGCAAA GGCAtcacttccttccctcaaaTCTGAACCCCTCTCTAcactcatccttctcaacaatCTCGCCGCCTCTGGATACCTTTCCGGTGGACTCTCCAACGTCCAAGGAGGCCGCTGGCGACAAGCCCTCATATCAGCACTTGTTGGCTTGCTTAAGTCTCTTACCAAGCTCAACCTCGATCTCAACGAGCGTAGAATAACGGGTCAGGCTTTGAAACTTTTGCCTGCTTTACCTAGCGACGCAGACAAATTTGCTCCTCAGGTTGTCAAGATCCTCGAGTCAGTATTAGATCGCTTGGATAGCAAGGATTTGGAAGCAGTCAAGGcggaatgggaggagagtggTGCATGGAACGACACGCATTTGGTCGGTTCCCTTTTGCATACCGTCGACGAGCTTATTGCCAGTCCGAAAGCCGACGTGAGCAAGGATGCCAAGGAGCTGTTGGTAAGCAAAGGGTGGTTGAACAAGGTGCTGGAAAAGTGGTACTGGAATAGGCAAGTCATGGAGAGCGCAGTGCCTCATGTCGAGCGATGGGCCAGTAATCTAGG TCTCTCTCATGATGTTATTCTTGAGCGATTCATGCCCAACCTCATCTCATCAGACTCTATACTACGTCTTTCTTCGCTCCAAATCCTTGCTGCCGTCGCTCCCGGTACAGCGCTCGCACCCAACTCTGAAGAAAATACAACCTCCCTTCGAGAGATTTACAATCTCTGTGTCCAAATCGAGTCTTCCGAAATGACTCTGCGCAACGTCCGAGAAAGGACCACCAACATCTCGCGATTGATTAGATCCATCTCTGCATTGCCGGTGGCCATGCCCAAACTCGTATTGAACGGTATCGTGACCTACCTTGTGGCGCAATTCAAGGTCAACTTCCGCCCAGTTTATCCCGAGACAGTCGCTGCGTTGTCGACTCTCACAGAAAAGcacaaggaagaggtttggGAGATCGTTTGGACCCAACTTGAACGCACCAACAGTGCTAAAGAGGCGGTCGCTGTTGATCTCGATGCGAAAAATCCTGATTGGGCAGAGGAGCAAGGATCACATGAGGATAGgttggaaaaggatgaagaggaggcagagTTCAGGTGCCCCaacttggagaagagtaaaGTTGTATTCAGTAAAGTTtgggggaaaagaagtcaggaagaaaagttgGACCAGCAAGAGATTAGT GTCCAGGTCTCGCACGATAAGCTCGATGTGCTCAATTACGAGTCTCAGCTGCTCGCTACTCTTGCTGCAATTCCATCTGTTGCCGAAAAGCACTCCcgcctcatcatccctgTAGTCTTCTCTGTAGCTCGTCAAGGCACTTCAGACCAGGACGACGAACTCCAATCTGCCACTCATCTGTCGACCAAGCAGCTTCAAGCGCGCACTGCCAACTATCTTGAACTTCTTACCAAATTTGTGAACCCCAAGGCGGCGTTCCGGTCAGAAGAGCTTCACAATCTTTATCTTGACATCCTTTCCAAAGGTGAACCCAGACTTCAGGGGTTAGCTCTTAAATGCTTGATGACATACAAATCGCCAAAGCTCACACCTTACGAGGAACCCTTGGAGAACTTGCTTGTGGACAACAAGTTCCGAGATGAACTTGCCCGTCTTCGATTGGGAGTTGACAGTCAGGATTATGCTCTCGCCGCTCGAGATTCCGAAGCAACGGGTAAGACCCGAGTCGTAGTCATTGAACCTACTCATCGGGACGAAGCGCTACCTGTCATCATCAGGCTGTTGTACGGCGTCATTACCTCTAGGCGAGGGCGATCTAGTAGTTCCCAGGGGCAAGGAGCTAGGAAACAAGCCGTGCTCAGCGCTTTAAACGGATGCTCGGAGAGTGAGCTTGGTGTGCTCGTTGACCTCATGCTTGAGCCCTTTGGCTCAActgtggaagatgttgggaAAGTCCCAGGTAGACAGCAAATGGGTTTCCTCTCACTTCTCACCGATGTTATTCGCTACCTCGGTCCCCAACTTGGTTCACACTGGGCAAAGTTGGTCAGTACCACCATCTCACTGGTGGCGAATGCCCAAGAACGGCTGACCACGTCCAACATTGTCACGGAAGATGTAaatgaaggcgaagagggcGAAGGTGTCGAGGcggagaagggaatggcACCACTCAGAAATATCAGATCGATTGGTCTCAAGCGTTTGGTACAGTTTTTGCGTTCGCCTGTTACCTTTGACGTCAAGCCATATCTGCCGACCATCTTCAACTCGGTCATCTCCCCTCGACTCGACAAGCTCGAGGTGGAGAATACTCAAGCGCCTTCAGGAACCCTTGATTTAATTGCTACTCTTGCCGGTGAGCCCGACTTGGCCAGACAGTTGACCGCACTGGACAACAGGACATTGCCCAAGGCATTCGCCTGCATGACCGCCGTCAAGGTGAAACCTGCGGTCGTGTTGAAGGTCTTTGATATCCTCGAGTCCTTGTTACctgaggatgacgaggaggaaatcACCAAGGAAGTGCTATTGCCTCATATTCGAGTACTCATTGATAATATTATTGGTCTCGTTGGGTCTCTCAAGTCATCACAGAATGACGATATCACCCGTCGATTGCTTGGTATCCTTTCGCGCCTCTCAATTATTGTCGAAGATGGTACGCAAGCGCAGCAGCTCGCTACTCTTCTTGCGCCCATGCTTCGTCATAAACAAACCCCTGAAAGGGCCAAGACAAACATCCTCGCCACACTTCAGCGACTTTATGCCATCTCGCCAGATTTCGCTGATCCTTCAAGCAAATTCTTCTACCAATCCTACGATCTGATCTCTAGTCTGTTTCAGAGTTTattcttctccacatctCGTCGCGCTTTGGTCAGCACGCTCGAAACTTTTATAGCCGTCGACAAGTCATTGGAAAAGTCGATCAAGCTTGTTGCGGATTTGAACGCTTATTCTACGAGAAGGCTGGAGGAGCCAGACTTCGATCGACGTCTGTCTGCGTATGAGGAGATCAATGATGCTGAGGTTGAGAACCTACCGAGTGACATCAGGGCTTGGTTACCGATTCTCAGAACATCgttgttcttcttgcacGAGCCTGAAGAATTGTCCATTCGAACGAATGCTTCCGCAGTCCTGCAGAAATTCATTACTCTAATCGGCGACTCTTCTGAAGGACCTTATGTCGAAGCATTGCAGAACATCATTCTCCCCGGTCTCAAGAGGGCACTCAAATCGAAGCAAGAGCTGGTGAGAAATGAGGCATTGCTGGCGATCGCTCACGGAGTGAAAACTTGTGAAGGTGTTCCAGAGCTAACAGAAATGCGTCCACTCTTGGCACacggtgatgatgaagctTCATTCTTTACCAACATCGCCCACATTCAGGTTCACAGACGTACTCGTGCCCTCCGCCGTCTTCGTGATATCATTGCCGAGCCTACCACCGTCATCCGCGAATCTTCACTTACATCAAtattccttcctttgcttGAGCATGTCATCGCAGGCGCAACCGATGTGACGGATCATCATCTTATTAACGAGGCGATTCAGACTGTTGGTAGTCTGGCGAGGGAGCTCAGGTGGGGCAAGTGGTATGGATTGATTGGGAGATACATGAAGTTGGGTATTGGAAGTGGGAAAACTGGACAGCAGAAATACTATGTGAGGAGTGTGGCCGCGGTGATTGATGGGTTCCATTTCGAGTTGAGCGAGGGAATGGACATGgataaggaagaggaagaaagagacgaggaaaacggcgaagaagaagatgaggatgaggaactggagaaaaagaaggtaGAGGGTGCAACTCCGGAAAAGATCACCGcaatccttctcaacaaatTGCTTCCATCCCTCTCACGTTTTGTCTCTGACAAGGACGGAACCGACAGTGCCATTAGGGTCCCGCTTGCCCTGGGAATAGTCAAGATTGCCCacgctcttcctcgcaaCTCTTCTGACATTGAAGTGCTTAGGGTGATCACCAACGTCGCCCAGATTCTTCGAAGCAAAGACCAGGACACTCGAGATATCACGCGTGAAACAATCTGTAAGATCGCTCTCTACCTTGGTCCAGAATGGCTTGTGCGAATCATCAAGGAATTGGAAATCGCCCTTCCTCGAGGCCCTCAAAAGCATGTCTTGGCTGTAACAACTCATGCAATCTTGGTGCAAGCCACTACTCAAGCCGCAGACAGGTTTATTAATCTCGATGACGCTGTCGAATTGGCCGTTCAGGTTACCGCCGAAGTCATTTGGGGTGAATCAGGCAAAGATGTGGCTACGGAGGGCTTCAAGACCAAAATGCGAGAGGTGCGAGGAGCCACTTCTCGAGGCTTTGACACTTTCCAGCTTCTTTCGCAGCTGGTTTCTCCCAGCAAAATCGGTGCTATTCTCGTTCCCTTGCGCGAAGTCATGCACGCTTCACAGGCAGTTAAGCCCATGCAACAGGTCGACGAGGCTCTCCGACGCATCTCACTCGGTTTGAATGCCAACACCCTTCTCAGTGCGGAAGAGTTACTTTCGCTCTGCTATTCTCTCATAAGCGGTAACTCTTCCTATCTCAAAGCGAAACGTAAGGCGGTTCGGCCGACCGAGACGCCGGATGCTTTTAAGGTTGTCATGAAGCGAGATgtcaagaaagaagaagacttttATCCCGCCAACGCCCACAAGTTTGTGATGTTCGGTCTTGATCTATTTGTCACTGCTTTCCGTCGTGGAAAATTCGACTTTGACGATGTCAATATCCTTGCCCGCCTTGGACCTATGGTCAATGCTGTCGGTAACACTCTTTATTCCCCTGCCACCAATGTTCTTCTACTTTCTCTCAAAGCTACCGCCGCCGTTGCTCGATGTCCTGTTCCTCAAGTAGAGCCCGCTTTGCATGTCTTCATCAATAACATCTTCAAGATTATCAAAAATGCTGGTGGAACAGCTGAGTCTGAGGTGGCTCAGACAGCTTTAAAGACTCTTGCAGTCATCTTGAGGGATTGTAAGAGTTCAGAAATCTCTGAGAATCAACTGCGATACCTCATCGAAGTCATTAGCCCCGATCTCGAAGAGCCTGAGAGGCAGTCTGCCAttttcaccatcctccGATCCATCATTACTCGCAAGTTTGTCGTCCCAGAGATCTACGACCTCATGGAGCGTGTCTCATCCATCATGGTCACATCTCAATCTACACAAGTTCAAGAATTATGTCGTGGCTCTGTCATGGCCTTCCTACTTGACTATCCTCAGGGCAAGGGACGACTAAAGTCCCAAATGACCTTTTTCGCTCAAAACTTGCAGTACACTTACGAAGCTGGCCGTCTTTCCGTGATGGAGGTCCTCTTTGCCGTGTTTGAGAAGTTCTCAGAGGCCTTAATTGAGGAATACGCCGGCATGTTTTTCGTGGCTCTTGTTGTCGTTCGGGCGAATGATGACTCTGAGAAATGTAGAATAGCAGCGGGCGAGTTACTCAAGCTGCTCTGGAGACGGCTAGATGAGGCGGAAAGAGCCAAAATGGCCGAAGTTGTCAAGAGCTGGGTGGCGAAACGTGACGAGAACGAGGCACTAGCCGGTGCAGCTATGGGTGTGATGGGGTTACTTGTCGAGACAGGCGAGAATGGTTTAGAAGAGGTGATAAGTGTGATCGAGCCTGTTCTTTCAGAGAGCGCTGCCAGACttcaagaagctgaagaagaggatgagatcgTTGACCTCGACTACACCCTTCCTCACCAAACACTCTCCACCACGGCCAAACTCGTACTTGCTactccctcatcttcttccgctttaCCATGGTCGAACATtgttcctcatctccttttcccccacGATTATGTCCGATACGACACAGCCAAGCTTCTCTCTAACCTTTTTGCCAATGGTTCCGAGACGAGCGCTGTCTGTGAAATGCTTGGAGACGAACTCTGTCTTGATATCGCCAGAAAAGGTTGTTTGGTTCTCAAGGGTAATCGAGATGACAGTGGAGAATGGATTATTGGTAGCGGCAAGTTGGCGGACGAGATTGTCAAGGTTTTGTGGAATATCTCCAGACACTGGGCA TCTTCCGAGGTCGTGTCTGCTCCGGctggtgaggaagatgctggAGATGACCATGACGTTGAGGAACCTACCCGAAACCCGCTGGCCTGGCTTATGTCTAGGATGTCTTTCTTGGCCCGTCATCTCATTGTTAACCGCCCGGCCCCTAACAGTTACCAAGCTCAG GAGCCATGGTCCGCCCCGATTATGTCAATCTTGCGTTTCTTTGCAGGTATCACTGAAAGTTTAAGCAAAGCGCAAGCTGTGGGATTCCTGCTGCACATTTTGAGTCCTGTATACAGGATTCTGGATGAAGGCGGTGATTTAGgacaagttgaagagaagcaagTCG ATGATTTGCGAGCTCTCGCAACGCAGATTCGCGAATTTGTACAAGAAAAGACTGGCACTACAGCCTTCTCTcgaaaatgggagaaacTGCGACAGGCTACGCAGGCCAAGAGATTGGGACGTCGTGAGGAGCGTGTCAAATTGGCTGTAACCAACCCGGAGAAGTACGCggagaggaaaggcaagaaggtcgagagggccaaagaaggaaagaagaggaagaacgtTGCTTTTGC TGAGGGTAGAAAAACTGCTGGggcgaagaaaaggagacaaTGA
- a CDS encoding cytochrome c oxidase assembly protein subunit 17 — translation MASLVANSSSPATALPRSTSSSPDATVKEVNPLNPNNLKPCCACPETKQARDDCFIKSAPGEGETNCREFIEAHKACMRGYGFKV, via the exons ATGGCTTCTCTTGTTGCTAACTC CTCCTCTCCCGCCACCGCTCTTCCTCGAtcaacctcatcttccccagaTGCTACAGTCAAGGAAGTGAACCCCTTGAATCCCAACAACTTGAAGCC ATGTTGCGCTTGCCCCGAGACCAAGCAAGCTAGGGATGACTGTTTCATCAAATCTGCACCTGGAGAGGGCGAAACGAACTGCAGGGAATTTATCGAGGCCCACAAGGCTTGTATGAGGGGTTACGGCTTTAAGGTTTAA
- a CDS encoding phosphatidylinositol glycan class C: MSPPSPKQPLIRSLQRNRKPLPKWEKVLWRSQPYPDNYVPPDFLSELDDIPPRPRPPFHALLLACLPISQHISSIAIFLAIFAALLEGRVTPEAVGWGCVLSGIGGWAIWTWGWGRWRPKESPDPLIPTPTPLRTLILPPLLLSLLSPVLGTLTSATTSDSIWPLAGGLGFVHLLLVDFRTGEDVRVLRRRERLRKRRGSVGWKEIGEEKSLTSSLSLTSALSASIVLASRLPSTAHVFSLVLLAVLLFAGWPVITKSVREAGRGFSFVLTLSTTTLALSLFPARPSTFSGIYLRYLPSVPTLVFLLILFLVNFIGPAMLWYAWRWKIRRGGGWDVATVRVRQNRP; this comes from the exons ATgtcccctccttcccccaaGCAGCCCTTGATACGTTCGTTACAAAGAAACCGGAAACCTCTGCCCAAATGGGAAAAAGTCTTGTGGAGAAGCCAGCCTTATCCTGACAACTACGTTCCTCCTGACTTTTTATCAGAACTTGATGATATAC CACCCCGCCCACGGCCGCCTTTTCACGCCCTGCTGTTAGCATGCCTCCCCATTTCACAGCATATCTCTAGTATTGCCATATTCCTCGCAATATTTGCTGCGcttttggaaggaagagttaCTCCAGAAGCTGTGGGCTGGGGATGCGTACTGAGCGGCATTGGTGGATGGGCAATTTGGACGTGGGGTTGGGGTAGATGGCGTCCCAAAGAATCTCCAG ACCCATTGATACCCACACCAACCCCACTTCGCACGCTTATActacctcctctccttctttcccttctttcccctgTGCTGGGAACCTTGACGTCCGCGACAACTTCAGATTCAATCTGGCCTTTGGCCGGCGGCCTTGGGTTTGTGCACCTCTTGCTGGTGGATTTCAGgacaggagaagatgtgaGGGTTTTGAGGAGACGAGAAAGGTTAAGAAAGCGACGTGGTAGTGTGGGCTGGAAAGAAattggagaggagaaaag CTTGACATCGTCGCTGTCACTGACCTCAGCGCTTTCAGCATCCATAGTGCTTGCTTCTCGGCTACCCTCAACGGCTCATGTCTTTTCCTTGGTCCTGCTTGCCGTCTTGCTATTTGCTGGCTGGCCAGTCATAACAAAAAGTGTACGC GAGGCTGGTAGAGGATTCTCGTTCGTATTGACTCTATCAACAACGACACTCGCTTTATCGCTTTTTCCTGCAAGGccttccaccttttctGGCATTTACCTCAGGTACCTTCCGTCAGTACCAACTCTAGTGTTCCTGTTGATTCTTTTTCTGGTCAACTTCATTGGCCCTGCCATGCTTTGGTATGCTTGGCGATGGAAAATCCGGCGAGGCGGGGGCTGGGATGTTGCGACAGTTCGAGTTCGCCAGAATCGGCCATGA